One Ostrea edulis chromosome 2, xbOstEdul1.1, whole genome shotgun sequence genomic region harbors:
- the LOC125680714 gene encoding calcium-activated chloride channel regulator 1-like isoform X1, with amino-acid sequence MGWLRLAVIFCSFVYVCSLDSQSHLKISNNGYQLLVVAIHNNVPDNPALLEKIKTTLTKASKVLYSATRKRAYFQKVFFLLPSSWSNRPQYKPATSVKITGADIIFSAPRSATRRSFSHTKTYAGCGHKGIHSQLLTDVLSNSHPLAQSSPEKYIIHEFAKLRYGVFDEYPSPGENEFYFSTTFGRLDPIRCTVGLRGIIRGPSGYCLFTSIDPETGEFPAGCKYIPYPYRANGTASMMDHQYVREIKDFCDDDHTPGHFSHNVEPPNRHNRLCSHRSTWDVISKTPDFLNNANPPTTLSDQQLTPQFIIFRAPSRRRRRLAVVLDSPQEVHRRLRLHQAVDHFLREGFDADTRVAVIHNGADRIDSGRMRSRRSTVIKAILENINQNYTSSSTIQSRIQSGVEILRKGNLTKPGLELHLVVFNCANQSNMEEDLQNLSDLDITPHVIHCGGDGTKQTEDIVTQQGGLVESKDHRSIFYAVQRLSDKLHDEKEQSIQILNENLEIGETTYKGEFTLDETLHGELVLRIHYNSSPPSVRVFSPNESEYGLQTIDTKLRYIRFTIPISEKEHGKWSLSISNNSPQKENMHVIVVIRPRSREDEAAIRTQAWVKMFNEYSPPRVGLYAEVMYGGHPVVNAHVTAHVYQNNRNVAAITLRDTGGGLDIMKEDGIYSNSFTEMESHGNHYVEIVIEDIYNKTEIHRTHEIQIPPEKGFFPDDHDMLHAPRLKHITEKIKLKHGLKRSTSTEHFEIDPRWDLKPEIDHYPPARIIDLHVGNVSRKNRTVFLSWTATGENLDTGRANSYEIRYHTNGTKLLLSPKDAWQVTKENVVRGKLDRPKEAGQIEHVAIQFPHTMKWTAIMLRSVDQHNSAGEFSNMVTALFEL; translated from the exons ATGGGTTGGTTAAGACTGGCAGTGATTTTCTGCTCTTTTGTCTATGTTTGTTCTCTGGACAGTCAGAGTCACCTAAAGATCTCTAATAATGGATATCAGCTACTGGTGGTAGCCATTCACAACAACGTGCCCGACAATCCGGCTCTGCTAGAAAAAATTAAG ACAACTTTAACAAAGGCATCTAAAGTTCTATATTCTGCAACAAGAAAGAGGGCATACTTCCAGAAGGTATTCTTCTTGTTACCCAGTTCCTGGTCCAACCGTCCACAGTACAAGCCGGCCACGTCCGTCAAAATAACCGGAGCAGACATAATATTCTCAGCTCCCAGAAGCGCCACTAGAAGGAGTTTTTCTCACACGAAAACTTACGCGGGCTGTGGCCATAAGGGAATTCACTCTCAACTGCTGACTGATGTTCTGAGTAACAGTCACCCACTAGCGCAGTCCTCTCCAG agaaatacataatccaCGAATTCGCCAAACTACGATATGGCGTGTTCGATGAGTATCCAAGTCCTGGAGAAAATGAATTTTACTTTTCGACCACATTTGGTAGACTCGATCCCATTCGGTGCACCGTTGGACTTCGCGGAATAATTCGAGGTCCGAGTGGATACTGTCTTTTCACCTCCATTGATCCGGAAACTGGCGAATTTCCAGCGGGTTGCAAGTATATACCGTATCCTTACCGAGCGAACGGAACCGCTTCAATGATGGATCATCAGTATGTTAGAGAG ATAAAAGATTTTTGCGATGACGACCACACCCCAGGGCATTTCAGCCACAATGTGGAGCCACCAAACCGCCACAACAGACTCTGTAGCCACCGCAGCACGTGGGATGTCATCAGCAAAACACCTGATTTCCTTAACAACGCCAATCCACCGACAACCCTGTCGGACCAGCAACTGACACCCCAGTTTATCATCTTCAGAGCGCCCTCTAGGAGAAGGAGACGTCTAGCCGTGGTGTTGGATTCTCCACAG GAAGTTCACAGAAGACTGCGACTACATCAGGCAGTAGATCATTTCCTTCGTGAGGGGTTTGATGCAGACACTAGAGTAGCCGTCATTCATAATGGCGCCGACAGAATAGACTCCGGAAGGATGAGAAGCAGAAGGTCCACTGTCATCAAGGCTATTCTAGAAAACATCAACCAGAATTACACTTCCTCCTCAACGATCCAGTCTCGGATACAAAGTGGGGTTGAg ATACTACGGAAGGGCAACTTAACAAAACCTGGCTTAGAATTGCACCTGGTTGTGTTCAATTGCGCCAACCAGTCTAATATGGAAGAAGATCTACAGAATTTATCGGACCTCGATATAACACCTCACGTCATTCATTGTGGAGGGGATGGAACAAAACAAACGGAGGATATTGTAACACAACAAG GTGGTCTTGTTGAATCCAAAGACCATCGCTCCATATTCTACGCAGTTCAACGTTTGTCAGACAAACTACACGATGAAAAAGAGCAGAGTATACAG ATTTTGAATGAAAACCTAGAAATTGGAGAAACGACGTACAAAGGGGAGTTTACTCTGGACGAAACTCTTCATGGAGAGCTGGTCTTGCGGATACACTACAACTCGTCCCCACCATCTGTCCGTGTTTTTTCACCGAATGAGTCAGAATATGGCCTACAAACAATCGACACGAAACTGAGATACATTAGGTTTACCATCCCCATTTCAGAGAAGGAG CACGGGAAGTGGTCTCTCTCCATTTCAAACAACTCACCACAGAAAGAGAACATGCACGTGATAGTCGTCATCAGACCCCGATCACGTGAGGACGAGGCTGCTATTCGAACACAGGCTTGGGTGAAGATGTTCAATGAGTACTCTCCACCTCGTGTAGGCCTGTACGCCGAGGTCATGTATGGGGGACATCCTGTGGTAAACGCACACGTTACTGCGCATGTGTACCAAAATAATAGAAATGTAGCTGCCATTACTCTCAGGGATACGGGTGGCG GCCTTGATATAATGAAAGAGGACGGAATTTATTCAAATTCTTTCACTGAAATGGAATCTCATGGTAACCATTACGTGGAGATTGTAATAGAAGATATCTATAACAAAACCGAGATTCATAGAACCCATGAAATTCAAATACCTCCAGAAAAAGGTTTCTTCCCAG ACGACCATGACATGCTTCACGCACCGAGACTAAAACATATTACCGAGAAGATAAAATTGAAACATGGTCTGAAAAGGTCAACGTCCACAGAGCACTTTGAAATTGATCCCCGATGGGACTTAAAGCCAGAAATTGACCATTATCCACCGGCCAGAATCATCGACTTACATGTTGGTAACGTTTCTCGAAAAAACAGAACAGTGTTCCTGTCGTGGACAGCCACCGGTGAAAATCTGGACACTGGAAGAG CAAATTCTTATGAAATTCGGTACCATACCAATGGAACGAAGCTGTTACTTTCACCTAAAGACGCGTGGCAGGTGACGAAGGAAAATGTGGTAAGAGGAAAGTTGGACAGACCTAAGGAAGCAGGTCAAATCGAACACGTCGCAATTCAGTTTCCACACACCATGAAGTGGACAGCCATCATGTTACGGTCTGTAGATCAACACAACAGTGCTGGAGAGTTCTCCAATATGGTGACAGCATTATTTGAGCTGTGA
- the LOC125680714 gene encoding calcium-activated chloride channel regulator 3A-1-like isoform X2, whose amino-acid sequence MGWLRLAVIFCSFVYVCSLDSQSHLKISNNGYQLLVVAIHNNVPDNPALLEKIKTTLTKASKVLYSATRKRAYFQKVFFLLPSSWSNRPQYKPATSVKITGADIIFSAPRSATRRSFSHTKTYAGCGHKGIHSQLLTDVLSNSHPLAQSSPEKYIIHEFAKLRYGVFDEYPSPGENEFYFSTTFGRLDPIRCTVGLRGIIRGPSGYCLFTSIDPETGEFPAGSTRHRAFFRKVFILIPSSWSSRLADKDSTAVTLVGADIILSDPSSVTRGGQPHTRSYAGCGDRGIHIQMRTDVLFNNSHPLILNKPEKYLVHEFAKYWYGVFEEYPNLGENQFYFSTTYGRSDPVRCTTGLIGRIVKKTSTGMSLCTYDLVDQETGEFPEGCVYYPYPYNNRGTASLMDYSYIKEIKDFCDDDHTPGHFSHNVEPPNRHNRLCSHRSTWDVISKTPDFLNNANPPTTLSDQQLTPQFIIFRAPSRRRRRLAVVLDSPQEVHRRLRLHQAVDHFLREGFDADTRVAVIHNGADRIDSGRMRSRRSTVIKAILENINQNYTSSSTIQSRIQSGVEILRKGNLTKPGLELHLVVFNCANQSNMEEDLQNLSDLDITPHVIHCGGDGTKQTEDIVTQQGGLVESKDHRSIFYAVQRLSDKLHDEKEQSIQILNENLEIGETTYKGEFTLDETLHGELVLRIHYNSSPPSVRVFSPNESEYGLQTIDTKLRYIRFTIPISEKEHGKWSLSISNNSPQKENMHVIVVIRPRSREDEAAIRTQAWVKMFNEYSPPRVGLYAEVMYGGHPVVNAHVTAHVYQNNRNVAAITLRDTGGGLDIMKEDGIYSNSFTEMESHGNHYVEIVIEDIYNKTEIHRTHEIQIPPEKGFFPDDHDMLHAPRLKHITEKIKLKHGLKRSTSTEHFEIDPRWDLKPEIDHYPPARIIDLHVGNVSRKNRTVFLSWTATGENLDTGRANSYEIRYHTNGTKLLLSPKDAWQVTKENVVRGKLDRPKEAGQIEHVAIQFPHTMKWTAIMLRSVDQHNSAGEFSNMVTALFEL is encoded by the exons ATGGGTTGGTTAAGACTGGCAGTGATTTTCTGCTCTTTTGTCTATGTTTGTTCTCTGGACAGTCAGAGTCACCTAAAGATCTCTAATAATGGATATCAGCTACTGGTGGTAGCCATTCACAACAACGTGCCCGACAATCCGGCTCTGCTAGAAAAAATTAAG ACAACTTTAACAAAGGCATCTAAAGTTCTATATTCTGCAACAAGAAAGAGGGCATACTTCCAGAAGGTATTCTTCTTGTTACCCAGTTCCTGGTCCAACCGTCCACAGTACAAGCCGGCCACGTCCGTCAAAATAACCGGAGCAGACATAATATTCTCAGCTCCCAGAAGCGCCACTAGAAGGAGTTTTTCTCACACGAAAACTTACGCGGGCTGTGGCCATAAGGGAATTCACTCTCAACTGCTGACTGATGTTCTGAGTAACAGTCACCCACTAGCGCAGTCCTCTCCAG agaaatacataatccaCGAATTCGCCAAACTACGATATGGCGTGTTCGATGAGTATCCAAGTCCTGGAGAAAATGAATTTTACTTTTCGACCACATTTGGTAGACTCGATCCCATTCGGTGCACCGTTGGACTTCGCGGAATAATTCGAGGTCCGAGTGGATACTGTCTTTTCACCTCCATTGATCCGGAAACTGGCGAATTTCCAGCGGGTT CAACAAGACATCGAGCATTCTTCAGAAAGGTGTTTATATTGATTCCCAGTTCCTGGTCCAGTCGTCTGGCAGATAAAGATTCCACCGCCGTCACTCTCGTCGGCGCGGACATCATTCTATCCGATCCCTCCTCAGTGACCCGCGGGGGTCAACCTCACACCAGGAGTTACGCTGGCTGTGGCGACAGGGGCATACACATTCAAATGAGAACGGATGTTTTATTCAATAACAGCCACCCGCTAATCCTTAACAAACCAG agaaatacttGGTCCACGAATTCGCCAAATACTGGTACGGAGTTTTCGAGGAGTACCCTAACCTCGGAGAGAACCAGTTTTATTTCTCTACCACGTATGGGAGATCTGATCCTGTCCGATGTACGACCGGACTGATCGGAAGAATAGTCAAAAAGACATCCACTGGGATGTCGCTGTGTACTTATGATCTCGTGGATCAAGAAACTGGGGAATTCCCCGAGGGGTGTGTCTACTATCCATATCCCTATAACAACCGGGGTACCGCGTCCTTGATGGACTATTCTTATATTAAGGAG ATAAAAGATTTTTGCGATGACGACCACACCCCAGGGCATTTCAGCCACAATGTGGAGCCACCAAACCGCCACAACAGACTCTGTAGCCACCGCAGCACGTGGGATGTCATCAGCAAAACACCTGATTTCCTTAACAACGCCAATCCACCGACAACCCTGTCGGACCAGCAACTGACACCCCAGTTTATCATCTTCAGAGCGCCCTCTAGGAGAAGGAGACGTCTAGCCGTGGTGTTGGATTCTCCACAG GAAGTTCACAGAAGACTGCGACTACATCAGGCAGTAGATCATTTCCTTCGTGAGGGGTTTGATGCAGACACTAGAGTAGCCGTCATTCATAATGGCGCCGACAGAATAGACTCCGGAAGGATGAGAAGCAGAAGGTCCACTGTCATCAAGGCTATTCTAGAAAACATCAACCAGAATTACACTTCCTCCTCAACGATCCAGTCTCGGATACAAAGTGGGGTTGAg ATACTACGGAAGGGCAACTTAACAAAACCTGGCTTAGAATTGCACCTGGTTGTGTTCAATTGCGCCAACCAGTCTAATATGGAAGAAGATCTACAGAATTTATCGGACCTCGATATAACACCTCACGTCATTCATTGTGGAGGGGATGGAACAAAACAAACGGAGGATATTGTAACACAACAAG GTGGTCTTGTTGAATCCAAAGACCATCGCTCCATATTCTACGCAGTTCAACGTTTGTCAGACAAACTACACGATGAAAAAGAGCAGAGTATACAG ATTTTGAATGAAAACCTAGAAATTGGAGAAACGACGTACAAAGGGGAGTTTACTCTGGACGAAACTCTTCATGGAGAGCTGGTCTTGCGGATACACTACAACTCGTCCCCACCATCTGTCCGTGTTTTTTCACCGAATGAGTCAGAATATGGCCTACAAACAATCGACACGAAACTGAGATACATTAGGTTTACCATCCCCATTTCAGAGAAGGAG CACGGGAAGTGGTCTCTCTCCATTTCAAACAACTCACCACAGAAAGAGAACATGCACGTGATAGTCGTCATCAGACCCCGATCACGTGAGGACGAGGCTGCTATTCGAACACAGGCTTGGGTGAAGATGTTCAATGAGTACTCTCCACCTCGTGTAGGCCTGTACGCCGAGGTCATGTATGGGGGACATCCTGTGGTAAACGCACACGTTACTGCGCATGTGTACCAAAATAATAGAAATGTAGCTGCCATTACTCTCAGGGATACGGGTGGCG GCCTTGATATAATGAAAGAGGACGGAATTTATTCAAATTCTTTCACTGAAATGGAATCTCATGGTAACCATTACGTGGAGATTGTAATAGAAGATATCTATAACAAAACCGAGATTCATAGAACCCATGAAATTCAAATACCTCCAGAAAAAGGTTTCTTCCCAG ACGACCATGACATGCTTCACGCACCGAGACTAAAACATATTACCGAGAAGATAAAATTGAAACATGGTCTGAAAAGGTCAACGTCCACAGAGCACTTTGAAATTGATCCCCGATGGGACTTAAAGCCAGAAATTGACCATTATCCACCGGCCAGAATCATCGACTTACATGTTGGTAACGTTTCTCGAAAAAACAGAACAGTGTTCCTGTCGTGGACAGCCACCGGTGAAAATCTGGACACTGGAAGAG CAAATTCTTATGAAATTCGGTACCATACCAATGGAACGAAGCTGTTACTTTCACCTAAAGACGCGTGGCAGGTGACGAAGGAAAATGTGGTAAGAGGAAAGTTGGACAGACCTAAGGAAGCAGGTCAAATCGAACACGTCGCAATTCAGTTTCCACACACCATGAAGTGGACAGCCATCATGTTACGGTCTGTAGATCAACACAACAGTGCTGGAGAGTTCTCCAATATGGTGACAGCATTATTTGAGCTGTGA